From Xylanibacter oryzae DSM 17970, a single genomic window includes:
- a CDS encoding RagB/SusD family nutrient uptake outer membrane protein, which yields MKKIIYTMILAAGVFSTTACVDELDQTPHTEITSGDVYTSAANYKSVLAKVYASYVIAGQEKGGGNKDIATTSGYDYMRCYFNMQECGTDEMASTWLEGDKVKDISYLTWDASDPWVSDTYYLIYQTIDYANEFLRNATDDNISKFSDSDRALIKQYRAEARFLRALSYYHAMDLYRNIPFVTEKDEVGSFTPPRYTSSQIFDYIESELKDIDGDLLDRSEAEYGRATKGAAWTLLAKMYLNAEIYTGKARYSDCITYCNKVIGDGYSLEGDYSKLFNADNQKRTNEIIFPLSVDATHTVSWGATTYIVCGEVDGNSSENPLTYGVKSAWSMFRLRGELTSLFASGDKRAMFYTKGQSQYLDTGIDTQTNGYLMTKYRNLLDNDSVASNTASYGASIDFPMFRLADVYLMYAESVVRGGDGGSIGTALGYINKLRERAYGSTDGDVKTTDLTKNFILDERARELYMEGTRRTDLIRYGKFTTSDYLWQWKGGVKDGKAVNSKYNYYPIPQTELTANPNLHNDNY from the coding sequence ATGAAAAAGATAATATATACAATGATACTAGCAGCAGGAGTTTTTAGTACTACCGCTTGTGTGGACGAATTAGATCAGACTCCTCATACAGAGATTACATCAGGAGATGTATATACATCAGCAGCCAATTACAAGTCCGTCTTGGCCAAGGTATATGCGTCTTATGTCATCGCCGGTCAGGAAAAAGGTGGAGGCAATAAGGATATCGCTACTACCAGTGGTTATGACTATATGCGTTGCTATTTCAATATGCAGGAGTGTGGAACCGATGAGATGGCTTCTACATGGCTCGAGGGAGATAAGGTAAAAGACATCTCATATCTTACATGGGACGCTAGTGACCCTTGGGTGAGTGATACATACTATCTGATATATCAGACGATAGATTATGCCAACGAGTTCCTGCGTAATGCCACAGATGATAATATAAGCAAATTCTCTGATTCAGATCGTGCACTCATCAAGCAGTATCGTGCTGAGGCTCGTTTCCTTCGTGCCTTGTCGTACTATCATGCTATGGACTTGTATCGCAACATACCATTCGTAACAGAGAAAGATGAAGTGGGCAGTTTTACACCTCCACGTTACACCTCTTCTCAGATATTCGACTATATTGAGAGCGAACTTAAAGACATAGATGGTGATCTTCTTGACCGTTCTGAAGCAGAGTATGGCCGTGCCACTAAAGGTGCCGCATGGACATTATTGGCTAAGATGTATCTTAATGCAGAGATATATACAGGCAAAGCTCGTTATTCGGACTGCATAACATATTGCAATAAGGTGATAGGCGATGGATATTCTCTTGAGGGTGACTATTCTAAGCTCTTCAATGCAGACAATCAGAAACGTACTAACGAAATAATATTCCCGCTTAGTGTCGATGCCACACATACTGTTTCGTGGGGAGCAACCACTTATATCGTTTGCGGTGAGGTAGACGGCAACTCTTCTGAAAACCCTCTTACATACGGAGTGAAGAGTGCTTGGAGCATGTTCCGTCTGCGTGGCGAACTCACATCCTTATTTGCGTCAGGGGATAAGCGTGCAATGTTCTATACTAAAGGTCAGAGCCAATACCTTGATACAGGTATAGACACACAGACTAACGGATATCTAATGACTAAATACCGCAATCTACTTGATAACGATTCTGTGGCATCCAATACAGCTTCTTACGGAGCCTCAATAGATTTTCCGATGTTCCGTCTTGCTGATGTTTATCTTATGTATGCCGAATCAGTCGTACGTGGTGGTGATGGTGGCAGCATAGGTACTGCTCTTGGATATATAAACAAACTAAGAGAAAGGGCTTATGGTAGCACTGATGGTGATGTGAAAACAACCGATCTTACAAAGAATTTCATTCTCGATGAGCGTGCCCGTGAATTATATATGGAAGGTACACGTCGCACAGACCTTATCCGTTACGGTAAATTCACTACGTCAGATTACCTGTGGCAGTGGAAAGGTGGAGTAAAGGATGGAAAAGCAGTCAATTCGAAGTATAATTACTATCCAATACCACAGACAGAGTTGACAGCTAACCCTAACCTTCATAACGATAACTATTAA
- a CDS encoding SusC/RagA family TonB-linked outer membrane protein: protein MILKTLNLDRVHTLFLLLCLMMFGSYMPAHAQTGSIKVTGKVIDEQKEPMIGVTVMPVSSKSGAITDLDGNFSLSVPKGTKQLQISFVGYKTTLISIPESNNVNVQLVPDAKVLNDVVVIGYGTQRKSDLTGSVSNVSSKDFNGGMINSPEQLINGKVSGVQITNGGGSPTDGSTIRIRGGASLNASNDPLVVIDGVPLEVSGSIAGSGNFLSLINPNDIESITILKDASSTAIYGSRASNGVIILTTKKGSSGKVRISFSTTNSVQTRTKVADMLSYDDFKNIITTQGSAAQQALLGTYNTDWNKQIYKTAFGTDNNLSVSGRTGFLPYRVSLGYYNQDGILKTDNATRYTGNLTLSPSFFNDYLKFNLSLKGSVNNNRFANQSAIWGAATYNPTIPVYSGTTNFGGYNEAIDNKGIPVTGAVLNPLGVLQQTTSKGNVKRIIGNFDVDYKFHFLPDLRLHATLGYDYAEGKSTYYVPADAASYFNTGGADYTYGKQRLTNKLLTTYLTYNKYLENIKSNIEVTAGYDFQKWMDKRDAYTLYNCAGVAQSTSAAIDQRHVLLSYYGRVNYSYDSRYLLTATMRRDGSSRFSKDNRWGTFPSVALGWRVTEESFLKNNPILSNLKLRVSYGVTGQQDGIGNYNYLPVYTHSQDGAEYQFGDTFYNTYRPEAYVSNLKWETTTSYNLGFDFGLLDSRISGSFDYYTRKTKDLLATVPSAAGSNFNKSITTNVGNVDSHGFEATINAIPLQTKDMEWNLSLNATYQKMKVTNLSLVAGSTSTNTLVGNSINSYQMMVLSEGYEPYMYYVYHQLYDAKGKPIEGAYADLNGDGQINSSDLYRYHSRTPNWIFGFSTSFRYKKWTASTSLRANVGNYLYNGMAMNTGAFGTVSYNVAQLNNMSSSYLKTGFQSRQFLSDYYVENASFIKMDNLSLSYDFGNITKWCKLHASAMVQNVFTITKYTGVDPEVASGIDMSFYPRPRTFSMSLGLDF, encoded by the coding sequence ATGATTTTAAAGACCTTGAATTTAGACAGAGTACATACGTTGTTCCTGTTGTTGTGTCTGATGATGTTCGGCAGTTATATGCCTGCTCATGCACAGACAGGTTCCATTAAAGTTACCGGTAAGGTTATTGATGAACAGAAGGAACCTATGATTGGAGTTACCGTTATGCCGGTATCTTCTAAGAGTGGTGCCATCACAGACCTTGACGGTAATTTTTCGTTATCTGTTCCGAAAGGGACCAAACAACTTCAAATATCATTTGTTGGATATAAGACAACGCTAATATCCATACCCGAATCAAATAATGTAAATGTACAGTTGGTTCCTGATGCTAAAGTTCTTAATGATGTAGTCGTTATCGGTTACGGTACACAGCGTAAGAGTGATCTTACAGGATCAGTAAGCAACGTAAGCAGTAAAGACTTCAATGGAGGAATGATCAATTCTCCCGAACAACTTATTAATGGTAAAGTAAGTGGTGTACAGATCACCAACGGTGGTGGTTCTCCTACAGATGGCAGTACTATACGTATCCGTGGAGGTGCTTCTCTTAACGCATCAAATGACCCATTGGTCGTAATTGATGGGGTTCCATTGGAGGTATCCGGAAGCATAGCAGGAAGTGGCAATTTTCTCAGTCTTATCAACCCTAACGATATAGAGAGCATAACTATTCTCAAAGATGCATCATCAACCGCTATCTATGGTTCTAGAGCATCAAACGGTGTCATTATTCTTACAACGAAGAAAGGCTCATCAGGTAAAGTCAGAATAAGTTTCAGTACCACCAATTCAGTGCAGACACGCACAAAGGTTGCAGATATGCTCAGTTATGATGACTTCAAGAATATCATCACAACGCAGGGCTCTGCCGCTCAACAGGCATTGCTTGGTACATACAATACAGACTGGAACAAACAGATATATAAGACGGCCTTCGGTACAGACAATAACCTTAGCGTATCAGGTAGAACAGGATTCCTTCCATACCGTGTATCACTTGGATATTACAATCAGGACGGAATCTTAAAGACTGACAACGCTACCCGTTATACAGGTAATCTTACATTGTCTCCTTCATTCTTCAATGATTATCTTAAGTTTAATCTAAGTCTGAAGGGTTCTGTCAATAACAACCGTTTTGCTAACCAAAGTGCCATCTGGGGTGCAGCAACATATAATCCTACAATTCCTGTTTATTCAGGTACCACAAATTTTGGCGGATATAATGAGGCCATAGATAATAAAGGCATACCTGTTACCGGAGCTGTACTCAATCCACTTGGAGTATTACAGCAGACAACATCCAAGGGAAACGTCAAGCGCATCATTGGCAACTTTGATGTAGATTATAAATTCCATTTCCTTCCTGATTTGCGTCTGCATGCTACATTGGGATATGATTATGCCGAGGGTAAATCTACCTATTATGTACCTGCTGATGCTGCATCATACTTTAATACAGGGGGTGCTGACTATACTTATGGTAAACAGAGATTGACAAACAAACTTCTAACAACATATTTAACTTATAATAAGTATCTGGAGAATATAAAGAGTAACATAGAGGTTACAGCCGGATACGACTTCCAGAAATGGATGGACAAAAGGGATGCTTACACATTATATAATTGTGCAGGTGTTGCCCAGAGCACGTCAGCAGCAATTGACCAGCGTCATGTGTTGCTCTCGTATTATGGACGTGTCAACTATTCTTATGATTCTCGCTATCTCCTTACAGCTACTATGCGTCGTGATGGCAGTAGTCGCTTTTCTAAGGACAACCGATGGGGTACATTTCCTTCTGTTGCCTTGGGTTGGAGAGTAACTGAAGAGAGCTTCCTAAAGAATAATCCTATATTGAGCAACTTAAAGTTACGTGTAAGCTATGGTGTGACAGGTCAGCAGGACGGAATAGGCAATTACAATTACTTGCCAGTATACACACATAGTCAGGATGGAGCTGAATATCAGTTTGGTGATACATTCTATAATACGTATCGTCCTGAGGCTTATGTTAGTAATCTCAAATGGGAGACCACAACATCATACAACTTAGGTTTTGACTTCGGATTGTTAGACAGTCGTATTTCAGGTAGTTTCGACTATTATACACGCAAAACAAAAGACCTTCTTGCTACAGTACCTTCTGCAGCTGGCTCTAATTTCAACAAGAGCATCACTACCAATGTCGGTAACGTAGATAGTCATGGTTTTGAGGCGACAATCAATGCCATACCATTGCAGACAAAGGACATGGAATGGAATTTAAGTCTTAATGCCACATATCAGAAGATGAAAGTTACTAACCTTTCTCTTGTAGCAGGTTCTACATCAACTAATACACTAGTAGGAAATTCTATCAACAGTTATCAGATGATGGTACTATCTGAAGGTTATGAACCGTATATGTATTATGTTTACCATCAGTTGTATGATGCAAAGGGTAAACCTATCGAAGGTGCATATGCAGACCTGAATGGTGACGGTCAGATCAATTCAAGTGATCTTTACCGCTATCATTCACGTACTCCTAATTGGATCTTCGGATTCAGCACATCTTTCAGGTATAAAAAATGGACAGCAAGTACTAGTCTCCGCGCTAATGTAGGTAATTATCTCTACAATGGAATGGCAATGAATACAGGCGCTTTCGGCACAGTATCATACAATGTTGCCCAACTCAATAATATGTCTTCCAGTTATCTTAAAACTGGTTTCCAGAGTCGTCAGTTCCTTAGTGACTATTATGTAGAGAATGCGTCTTTCATTAAAATGGACAATCTCAGTCTGTCATACGATTTTGGCAATATAACCAAATGGTGCAAACTGCATGCCAGTGCCATGGTGCAGAACGTGTTTACTATAACAAAATATACGGGAGTTGACCCTGAAGTAGCAAGTGGTATCGATATGTCATTCTATCCACGTCCGCGTACTTTCTCTATGAGTTTGGGTCTTGATTTCTAA
- a CDS encoding hybrid sensor histidine kinase/response regulator transcription factor yields the protein MKQILTIILLMLCLVLPERIESQTYKSFVQIPTDADASMVASIIQDRSGMIWLGTNKGLYSYDGYSVYAHNKGHKDIKTHIYCGLDIGGSQLYLGSDNGLIIYNYRTDSYEALPAKFPKDIRAIVKDGNAIWLGSLEGLFRYDFATKKLSHFETRHYAGLSHNTIYSIIKGSDNRIYIGTYNGFCYYDKHKHGFTKIPLPSIAQKSNVFVNSLLEDRPSGCIWIGTEGNLYRYSLKSGKVERISGFNDNSVKALALDGNHKLLVGTDNGLFVYNGSHIEQHILHDSRNSSSLSNDVVWSLLRDSNGNVWLGTDDGISMESHIQDIPFTRISQITGVGAGNHFYSIFRDFGGTLWLGGSNGLISTNISLSSPQTSRWYRVDNPVYPIAHNRIRQIYEDREKHLWICTDGGLHRYENGHWHRYNLEDRTRTMNANWAYNVYEDERGRLWVATCLGGILVVDKHKLERSKDYCIADYSFGASNGLAGMFVNQLVPDSRGNIWVLLYNNGLQCINTHTMRIQHIGLNEYKGDNNPNFLLSDSQKRLWVGLRGGVLYIGDGYTKPHMIVFKNFGQGEITAMAEVKNEIWVCSTDGVWIINKKTMKGQRIYSANQTFSCIYYDKRSNLIFLGSVDGLVCTSPENFRRKIQRHGLQLVAVYSNNEQHFNQNGRSFRFFGDIEFAADENHLVFEFSDLPYAQAEKDHFFYKLEGVDNDWNTLPQNSNHITFNNLPSGSYKLLISRLNANGEPSSILVVPFKILPHWYYSLWAKIFYTILLMALVWWLFKFYRMRNRLRLERIEKERVMEQSRQKMDFFTNISHDFKTPLSMIIAPLSRLLQEIKESNLRTQLELAQRNAMKLTAMIHQLIDFDRVENNVNSTLMLGRVDFVQLAYKVFCGFEDGVFRDKNIETKFDTNIESVYMQVDELKIESAIANLLSNAAKYTPDGGSVHMSLLIDTNTVKVAIQDTGIGIPAKDLPYVSQRFFQSSKTKGKKEGTGIGLYMARAYTELHGGTFSISSEEGHGTLVTLTFPAGNLSSDTQLIDTIYSPMISGDSDTLPLVIIVDDNKDMIEFMTVILKPYFRCMSAYDGKTGLDLCISHTPSLIITDVMMPVMDGMEMCHHLRDNVPTSTTPIIMLTAKNDKNTELESIKINIDAFLVKPFDANILLLRAQQLVNKYNLIEKKKRIGAISEPKAIEAVSEDEKFLSQITALIEDRVGDFEMNVNSLCERMGLGNKLVYRKLKQLTGQTPVEYIRSIRMKKAAMLLSQQKFTVAEVMYMVGYSNTSYFSKCFQTEFGVTPRQYSEKK from the coding sequence ATGAAACAAATCCTTACAATAATACTTTTGATGTTGTGTCTTGTATTGCCTGAACGCATTGAAAGCCAGACATATAAAAGTTTTGTGCAGATACCTACAGATGCAGACGCCTCAATGGTAGCCAGCATTATACAGGATCGTAGTGGAATGATATGGTTGGGTACAAACAAGGGATTATATAGCTATGATGGGTATTCTGTATATGCCCATAATAAAGGACATAAAGATATAAAGACACACATCTATTGTGGATTGGATATTGGTGGTAGTCAATTATATCTAGGTAGTGATAATGGATTGATAATATATAATTATCGAACAGACAGTTACGAGGCATTGCCTGCTAAATTCCCTAAGGATATCAGGGCTATTGTCAAAGATGGCAATGCTATATGGTTGGGCTCTTTGGAAGGACTTTTTAGATATGATTTCGCTACAAAGAAGTTATCTCATTTTGAAACAAGACATTATGCCGGGTTATCTCATAATACGATATATTCAATTATAAAAGGGTCTGATAACAGAATATACATAGGTACATACAATGGATTTTGCTATTATGACAAGCATAAACATGGATTCACTAAAATTCCATTGCCTTCTATTGCTCAGAAAAGCAATGTCTTTGTGAATTCTTTACTTGAAGATAGACCATCAGGATGTATATGGATTGGCACAGAAGGTAATCTTTATAGATATTCACTTAAGTCGGGTAAGGTAGAACGCATATCCGGCTTTAATGACAATTCGGTAAAGGCCTTGGCTCTAGACGGCAATCATAAATTGCTGGTAGGTACCGACAACGGATTGTTTGTATACAATGGAAGCCATATAGAACAACATATCCTTCATGATTCCAGAAATTCTTCATCACTTTCTAATGATGTAGTGTGGAGTCTTTTGCGTGATTCGAACGGAAATGTTTGGTTGGGCACAGATGATGGAATTTCAATGGAGTCTCATATACAGGACATTCCATTTACTCGTATATCACAAATTACAGGAGTTGGTGCCGGTAACCATTTCTATTCTATCTTCAGAGATTTTGGTGGAACATTATGGCTTGGAGGTTCAAATGGCTTGATAAGCACAAATATATCTTTGTCGTCACCGCAAACATCACGTTGGTATAGAGTGGACAACCCTGTTTATCCTATAGCACACAATAGGATAAGACAGATATATGAGGATCGTGAAAAGCATCTGTGGATATGTACAGATGGAGGCTTACATAGATATGAAAATGGTCACTGGCATAGATATAACCTTGAAGATCGTACCCGAACAATGAATGCAAATTGGGCATATAATGTATACGAAGATGAGCGTGGTAGATTATGGGTCGCTACATGTCTAGGCGGAATTCTAGTGGTGGACAAGCATAAGTTGGAGAGAAGTAAGGACTATTGCATAGCAGATTATAGTTTTGGAGCTTCTAATGGTTTGGCTGGTATGTTTGTCAACCAACTTGTTCCAGACAGCAGAGGCAATATATGGGTACTATTATATAATAATGGTTTGCAGTGTATCAATACACATACTATGCGAATACAGCACATAGGGTTAAATGAATACAAAGGTGATAACAATCCAAACTTCTTATTAAGCGATAGTCAGAAACGTCTGTGGGTTGGTCTTCGTGGTGGTGTATTATATATAGGTGACGGATATACGAAACCGCATATGATTGTATTCAAAAATTTTGGTCAGGGTGAGATTACAGCTATGGCCGAAGTTAAAAATGAGATATGGGTATGTTCAACAGATGGTGTATGGATCATTAATAAAAAGACTATGAAAGGTCAACGCATATATAGTGCCAATCAGACATTTTCATGTATTTATTACGACAAACGTTCCAATCTCATATTTCTAGGTAGCGTAGACGGACTAGTTTGCACTTCGCCTGAAAATTTTCGTAGAAAAATACAACGCCACGGTTTACAGTTGGTCGCTGTATATTCAAATAATGAGCAGCATTTTAATCAGAACGGCCGTAGTTTCAGATTCTTTGGCGATATTGAGTTTGCTGCTGATGAGAATCATCTCGTATTCGAATTCTCTGATTTACCCTACGCGCAAGCCGAGAAAGATCACTTCTTCTATAAGTTGGAAGGTGTGGATAATGACTGGAATACTTTACCTCAGAACAGCAACCACATAACATTTAATAATTTGCCGTCAGGCAGTTATAAGTTGCTTATCAGTAGGCTCAATGCTAACGGTGAACCGTCAAGTATTCTTGTCGTACCTTTCAAGATCCTCCCTCATTGGTATTATTCATTGTGGGCTAAAATCTTTTATACCATATTATTAATGGCACTTGTTTGGTGGCTGTTTAAGTTTTATCGTATGCGTAACAGATTAAGGCTGGAACGTATAGAAAAAGAGAGAGTAATGGAACAGAGTCGCCAAAAAATGGATTTCTTTACTAATATATCACACGATTTCAAGACACCGTTGAGTATGATAATCGCCCCATTGAGCAGACTACTTCAAGAGATAAAGGAGAGCAATCTTCGCACACAACTCGAGCTGGCACAGCGCAATGCCATGAAACTTACTGCTATGATACATCAGTTGATAGACTTTGATAGGGTGGAGAATAACGTCAATTCAACCTTGATGTTAGGTCGTGTCGATTTTGTTCAACTGGCATATAAAGTATTTTGCGGATTCGAAGATGGAGTATTTCGTGATAAGAATATCGAGACTAAGTTTGATACAAATATAGAGTCTGTATATATGCAGGTTGACGAATTAAAAATAGAGTCGGCCATAGCCAATCTTCTTAGTAATGCTGCAAAGTACACACCTGATGGAGGCTCTGTGCATATGTCACTATTAATAGATACAAATACAGTAAAAGTAGCTATACAAGATACTGGGATAGGAATTCCGGCGAAGGATTTGCCATATGTCAGTCAGCGGTTCTTTCAGTCATCCAAGACAAAAGGTAAGAAAGAGGGTACCGGTATCGGACTTTATATGGCACGTGCCTACACCGAGCTGCATGGTGGCACGTTCTCTATATCTTCAGAAGAGGGCCATGGCACACTCGTAACATTGACATTCCCTGCAGGCAATTTGTCATCAGATACTCAACTTATTGATACCATTTATTCACCTATGATATCAGGAGACAGTGACACTCTACCTTTGGTAATCATCGTAGATGACAATAAGGATATGATAGAATTTATGACAGTAATACTTAAACCATATTTTAGATGCATGTCTGCATATGATGGTAAAACCGGATTGGACTTATGTATATCGCATACTCCCTCACTTATTATCACAGACGTTATGATGCCTGTTATGGATGGAATGGAGATGTGCCACCATTTGCGCGATAATGTACCTACATCTACTACGCCAATTATTATGCTTACGGCCAAAAACGATAAGAATACAGAGTTGGAGAGTATAAAAATTAATATAGATGCATTCCTTGTAAAACCTTTCGATGCTAATATCTTATTGCTAAGAGCACAGCAGCTCGTAAATAAGTATAATCTTATAGAAAAGAAAAAACGTATAGGAGCTATAAGCGAACCAAAGGCCATAGAGGCTGTGTCTGAAGATGAGAAATTCTTATCTCAGATTACGGCTCTTATCGAAGACCGTGTTGGCGACTTTGAGATGAACGTGAATTCTCTATGCGAAAGGATGGGACTGGGTAACAAACTAGTATACCGTAAACTGAAACAACTTACAGGCCAGACCCCTGTGGAATATATCCGAAGTATCAGAATGAAGAAAGCCGCAATGCTTTTAAGTCAGCAAAAGTTTACTGTAGCCGAAGTTATGTATATGGTAGGTTATAGCAATACTTCATATTTTTCTAAATGTTTTCAGACTGAATTTGGAGTAACCCCACGTCAGTATTCTGAAAAGAAATAA
- a CDS encoding SGNH/GDSL hydrolase family protein has protein sequence MTKKIFCFFLCVLMVIPAIPATKFEHPWQGKRVAYLGDSITDPKNNGAKKHYWAYLQEMLGITPYVYAISGRQWNDIPRQAEKLKSEHGDGFDAIIVFIGTNDYNAGVPIGEWYTEDSTQVLAAIHKPKAMVTRMKRSMVMSEKTYRGRINIALSTLKKMFPTKQIVLLTPIHRAIANFNDKNIQPTEEYQNECGEYLDRYINSVKEAGNIWAVPVIDLNASCGLYPIMDEYSQYFHNSETDRLHPNDAGHIRIAKTLVYQLLSLPCSFQNAKLY, from the coding sequence ATGACTAAAAAGATTTTTTGTTTCTTCCTTTGTGTATTGATGGTTATTCCAGCAATACCGGCTACTAAATTTGAACATCCATGGCAAGGTAAAAGAGTGGCTTATCTGGGTGATTCTATTACAGACCCCAAAAACAATGGTGCGAAAAAGCATTATTGGGCTTACCTGCAGGAAATGCTTGGCATAACTCCTTACGTATATGCAATAAGCGGCCGCCAATGGAATGATATCCCAAGGCAAGCTGAGAAACTGAAAAGCGAACACGGAGACGGCTTTGACGCCATAATAGTTTTTATTGGTACTAATGACTATAATGCCGGAGTACCTATCGGAGAATGGTATACAGAAGATAGCACACAGGTACTTGCAGCAATACACAAACCTAAAGCTATGGTAACTCGCATGAAACGCTCTATGGTCATGTCGGAAAAGACTTACCGTGGAAGAATAAACATAGCTTTAAGTACATTGAAAAAAATGTTCCCAACAAAACAAATAGTGCTACTTACGCCTATACACAGGGCTATTGCTAATTTCAACGACAAGAACATACAACCTACAGAAGAATATCAAAACGAATGCGGGGAGTATCTAGACCGCTATATCAACTCTGTAAAAGAAGCAGGAAACATTTGGGCTGTACCGGTTATAGATCTTAACGCATCATGTGGACTATACCCAATAATGGACGAATACTCTCAATATTTTCATAACTCAGAGACAGACAGACTGCATCCTAATGATGCAGGACATATAAGAATAGCAAAAACGCTGGTTTACCAACTGCTATCATTACCGTGTTCATTCCAGAATGCGAAACTGTATTAA
- a CDS encoding (Fe-S)-binding protein, whose translation MKVGLFIPCYVDALFPEVGVAAYKLLRYLNVDVSYPLKQTCCGQPMANAGFEKMALPIAEKFDDMFKEYDYVVAPSASCAAFVKINYPRILKGKHECITSSKIMDICEFLHDVLKVTSLPGNFPHIVSVHNSCHGVRELGLSSPSERNIPKFSKIKDLLVLVEGITVKEPDRVDECCGFGGMFSIEEPDVSVRMGTDKIDNHIETGAEYITGPDSSCLIHMQGIARRLNRPIKFIHVVQILAAGL comes from the coding sequence ATGAAAGTAGGATTATTTATTCCATGCTATGTGGATGCTCTATTTCCTGAAGTAGGTGTAGCTGCATACAAACTATTGAGGTATCTTAACGTAGACGTGAGTTATCCTCTAAAACAAACTTGTTGCGGACAGCCTATGGCTAATGCCGGTTTTGAAAAGATGGCTCTTCCAATAGCTGAAAAGTTTGATGACATGTTCAAAGAATACGACTATGTCGTAGCACCATCGGCCAGTTGTGCGGCTTTTGTGAAAATAAACTACCCGCGTATACTGAAAGGTAAACACGAATGCATCACATCAAGCAAAATTATGGATATATGTGAATTTCTGCATGATGTACTGAAAGTTACGTCTTTGCCAGGTAATTTTCCACATATAGTAAGTGTACACAACAGCTGCCATGGCGTTCGCGAACTTGGACTGTCTTCACCTAGCGAAAGAAATATTCCGAAGTTTTCTAAAATAAAAGATTTGCTGGTTTTGGTTGAAGGAATAACCGTAAAGGAACCTGACCGAGTGGACGAATGTTGCGGATTCGGTGGTATGTTTTCAATAGAAGAACCAGATGTATCTGTACGTATGGGAACTGATAAGATTGATAATCATATCGAGACTGGGGCTGAATATATAACAGGCCCTGACAGTTCTTGTCTTATTCACATGCAGGGCATAGCGCGCAGACTGAACAGACCAATAAAATTCATTCATGTCGTACAAATTTTAGCAGCAGGATTATGA